A DNA window from Burkholderia sp. HI2500 contains the following coding sequences:
- a CDS encoding dodecin, which translates to MSDHVYKMIELTGSSKQSSDDAIRNAISKAGKTLHNLHWFQVTETRGHIEGDQVVHWQVTLKVGMRIDD; encoded by the coding sequence ATGAGCGACCACGTGTACAAGATGATCGAGCTGACCGGTTCGTCGAAGCAATCGAGCGACGACGCCATCCGCAACGCGATCTCAAAAGCCGGCAAGACGCTGCACAACCTGCACTGGTTCCAGGTGACCGAAACGCGCGGCCACATCGAAGGCGACCAGGTCGTGCACTGGCAGGTCACGCTGAAGGTCGGCATGCGCATCGACGACTGA
- a CDS encoding LysR substrate-binding domain-containing protein, translating into MSQQREAIDTYLLRVLHTLLMERSVTRAAVKLNQSQPAISAALRRLRDITGDPLLVRGKSGMVPTEYGLRLLEPVQNALREIERIKFQQHNFDPATSIRCYRIGCPDYLNVLFVPTVVERFRQAAPNATLEFHSLGPAFDYELALEDGKLDIVVGNWPEPPEQLHLSNLFVDEIVCLMSNTHPFAKRGGLTLDQYLNAPHLAPTPYSVGQRGAIDVHLARERLKRHVVVTLPYFNLAPYVLVKSDLIFTTTRLFADHYAKFLPLSVVPAPLDFPPMQYYQLWHERCHYSDEVRWLRSLVAEATRTLIEA; encoded by the coding sequence ATGAGTCAGCAACGCGAGGCGATCGACACGTACCTCTTGCGCGTCTTGCACACCTTGTTGATGGAGCGCAGCGTCACGCGCGCGGCCGTCAAACTGAACCAGTCGCAACCGGCGATCAGCGCCGCGCTGCGGCGCCTGCGCGACATCACCGGCGATCCGCTGCTGGTGCGCGGCAAATCCGGCATGGTGCCGACCGAATACGGGCTGCGCCTGCTCGAGCCCGTGCAGAACGCGCTGCGTGAAATCGAGCGCATCAAGTTCCAGCAGCACAATTTCGACCCGGCCACGTCGATCCGCTGCTACCGGATCGGCTGCCCCGACTACCTGAACGTGCTGTTCGTGCCGACCGTGGTCGAGCGCTTCCGCCAGGCCGCGCCGAACGCGACGCTCGAGTTCCATTCGCTCGGCCCCGCGTTCGACTACGAGCTCGCGCTGGAAGACGGCAAGCTCGACATCGTCGTCGGCAACTGGCCCGAGCCGCCCGAGCAGCTGCACCTGTCGAACCTGTTCGTCGATGAAATCGTCTGCCTGATGAGCAACACGCACCCGTTCGCGAAGCGCGGCGGGCTCACGCTCGATCAGTACCTGAACGCCCCGCATCTCGCGCCGACGCCGTACTCGGTCGGCCAGCGCGGCGCGATCGACGTGCATCTCGCGCGCGAACGGCTCAAGCGCCACGTGGTCGTCACGCTGCCGTACTTCAACCTCGCACCGTACGTGCTCGTGAAGTCCGACCTGATCTTCACGACGACGCGCCTGTTCGCCGATCACTACGCGAAGTTCCTGCCGCTGTCGGTCGTGCCGGCGCCGCTCGACTTCCCCCCGATGCAGTACTACCAGCTGTGGCACGAGCGTTGCCACTACTCCGATGAAGTGCGCTGGCTGCGCAGCCTCGTCGCCGAAGCCACCCGCACGCTGATCGAAGCGTAA
- a CDS encoding 8-oxoguanine deaminase yields the protein MNLEQHAGARAPNPSSSRPTTLLVKHADVLVTMDDTRRELRDAGLYIEDNRIVAVGPTAELPETADEVLDLRGHLVIPGLVNTHHHMYQSLTRAVPAAQNAELFGWLTNLYRIWAHLTPEMIEVSTLTAMAELLQSGCTTSSDHLYIYPNGSRLDDSIGAAQRIGMRFHASRGAMSVGQRDGGLPPDSVVEREPDILRDTQRLIETYHDEGRYAMLRVVVAPCSPFSVSRDLMRDAAVLAREYGVSLHTHLAENVNDIAYSREKFGMTPAEYAEDLGWVGHDVWHAHCVQLDDAGISLFARTGTGVAHCPCSNMRLASGIAPVKKMRLAGVPVGLGVDGSASNDGAQMVAEVRQALLLQRVGFGPDAMTAREALEIATLGGAKVLNRDDIGALKPGMAADFAAFDLRQPLFAGALHDPVAALVFCAPSQTAYTVVNGKVVVREGRLATLDLPPVIARHNALAQALVEASR from the coding sequence ATGAACCTCGAGCAGCACGCTGGCGCACGCGCGCCGAACCCCTCCTCATCCCGCCCGACAACCCTGCTGGTCAAGCACGCCGACGTGCTCGTGACCATGGACGACACGCGTCGCGAGCTGCGCGACGCGGGGCTCTACATCGAAGACAACCGGATCGTCGCGGTCGGTCCGACCGCCGAGCTGCCCGAGACGGCCGACGAAGTGCTCGACCTGCGCGGCCACCTCGTGATCCCGGGGCTCGTGAACACGCACCACCACATGTACCAGAGCCTGACGCGCGCGGTGCCGGCGGCGCAGAACGCCGAGCTGTTCGGCTGGCTCACGAACCTGTACCGGATCTGGGCGCACCTGACGCCCGAGATGATCGAAGTGTCGACGCTCACCGCGATGGCCGAGCTGCTGCAGTCGGGCTGCACGACGTCGAGCGATCATCTGTACATCTACCCGAACGGCAGCCGCCTCGACGACAGCATCGGCGCCGCACAGCGGATCGGCATGCGTTTTCACGCGAGCCGCGGTGCGATGAGCGTCGGCCAGCGCGACGGTGGGCTGCCGCCCGATTCGGTCGTCGAGCGCGAGCCCGACATCCTGCGCGACACGCAGCGCCTGATCGAGACCTATCACGACGAAGGCCGTTACGCGATGCTGCGCGTGGTCGTCGCGCCGTGCTCGCCGTTCTCGGTGAGCCGCGACCTGATGCGCGACGCGGCCGTGCTCGCGCGCGAATACGGGGTGTCGCTGCACACGCACCTCGCGGAGAACGTCAACGACATCGCGTACAGCCGCGAGAAGTTCGGGATGACGCCGGCGGAATATGCGGAAGATCTCGGCTGGGTCGGCCACGACGTGTGGCATGCGCACTGCGTGCAGCTCGACGATGCGGGTATCAGCCTGTTCGCGCGCACCGGCACGGGCGTCGCGCACTGTCCATGCTCCAACATGCGGCTCGCGTCGGGTATCGCGCCGGTGAAGAAGATGCGTCTCGCGGGCGTGCCGGTCGGCCTCGGCGTCGACGGCTCCGCATCGAACGACGGCGCGCAGATGGTCGCGGAAGTGCGGCAGGCGCTGCTGTTGCAGCGGGTCGGTTTCGGGCCCGATGCGATGACCGCGCGCGAAGCGCTCGAGATCGCGACGCTCGGCGGTGCGAAGGTGCTGAATCGCGACGACATCGGCGCGCTGAAGCCCGGCATGGCCGCGGACTTCGCCGCATTCGACCTGCGCCAGCCGCTGTTCGCGGGCGCGCTGCACGATCCGGTCGCGGCGCTCGTGTTCTGCGCGCCGTCGCAGACGGCGTACACGGTCGTGAACGGGAAGGTGGTGGTAAGGGAGGGACGTCTGGCGACGCTCGACCTGCCGCCTGTCATCGCGCGTCACAACGCGCTCGCGCAGGCACTGGTCGAGGCATCGCGCTGA
- the uraH gene encoding hydroxyisourate hydrolase encodes MGKLTTHVLDTAHGRPGAAIKVDLYALDGESRRAIKTVLTNSDGRCDEPLLEGAALAAGEYELVFHAGDYFASLGVKVPEPRFVDRVVLRFGIADTGSHYHVPLLVSPWSYSTYRGS; translated from the coding sequence ATGGGAAAGCTCACTACCCACGTACTCGATACGGCGCACGGCCGTCCCGGCGCTGCAATCAAGGTGGACCTCTACGCGCTGGACGGCGAATCGCGCCGCGCGATCAAGACCGTGCTGACCAATAGCGACGGCCGCTGCGACGAACCCCTGCTCGAAGGCGCCGCGCTCGCCGCCGGCGAATACGAACTCGTGTTCCATGCCGGCGACTACTTCGCGTCGCTCGGCGTGAAGGTGCCCGAACCCCGTTTCGTCGATCGCGTCGTGCTCCGCTTCGGCATCGCCGACACCGGCTCGCACTACCACGTGCCGCTGCTCGTGTCGCCGTGGTCGTACAGCACCTATCGCGGCAGCTGA
- a CDS encoding urate hydroxylase PuuD codes for MEGFITDWLNLALRWLHVIVAIAWIGESFYFVALDNSLKPPTDPNQRKRGVFGELWHVHGGGFYNMQKYTVAPPEMPDDLHWSKWPSYTTWLSGFSLFFVLYLLAPNTYLIDKSVLDMGPVVAVASALGFLAAGWIVYDSLCRILGTNDRVLGICVGIYVVAAAYLACHIFAGRAAYLIVGAMLATIMSANVFFVIIPGQRKMVDKMLKGEEPNPIYGKRGKQRSVHNTYFTLPVVFAMLSNHYAMTYTNKFNWVVLVLIMLAGALIRQFFVMRHRGKQLWYLPIGGVALLAGALVWTTPKPVAPEAQAANAPKVVINDIMPILQQRCVECHSAKPTLMGSAPAGVMFDTPDEVSKNAQRIYEQAVRLKAMPIGNVTHMTDDERTKLAAWFEGGANK; via the coding sequence ATGGAAGGCTTCATCACCGACTGGCTGAACCTCGCGCTGCGATGGCTGCACGTCATCGTCGCCATTGCGTGGATCGGCGAGTCGTTCTATTTCGTCGCGCTCGACAACAGCCTGAAACCGCCGACCGACCCGAACCAGCGCAAGCGCGGTGTGTTCGGCGAGCTGTGGCACGTCCACGGCGGCGGCTTCTACAACATGCAGAAGTACACGGTCGCCCCGCCGGAAATGCCGGATGACCTGCACTGGTCGAAGTGGCCGTCGTACACGACCTGGCTGTCGGGCTTCTCGCTGTTCTTCGTGCTGTACCTGCTCGCACCGAACACGTACCTGATCGACAAGAGCGTGCTCGACATGGGCCCGGTGGTCGCCGTCGCGTCCGCACTCGGCTTCCTCGCGGCCGGCTGGATCGTCTACGACTCGCTGTGCCGCATCCTCGGCACCAACGACCGCGTGCTCGGCATCTGCGTCGGCATCTACGTGGTCGCCGCCGCGTACCTCGCGTGCCACATCTTCGCGGGTCGTGCCGCCTACCTGATCGTCGGCGCGATGCTCGCGACGATCATGTCGGCGAACGTGTTCTTCGTGATCATCCCCGGCCAGCGCAAGATGGTCGACAAGATGCTCAAGGGCGAAGAGCCGAACCCGATCTACGGCAAGCGCGGCAAGCAGCGCTCGGTGCACAACACGTACTTCACGCTGCCGGTCGTGTTCGCGATGCTGTCGAACCACTATGCGATGACGTACACGAACAAGTTCAACTGGGTCGTGCTCGTGCTGATCATGCTGGCCGGCGCGCTGATTCGCCAGTTCTTCGTGATGCGCCACCGCGGCAAGCAGCTGTGGTACCTGCCGATCGGCGGCGTCGCGCTGCTGGCCGGCGCACTGGTCTGGACGACGCCGAAGCCGGTCGCGCCGGAAGCGCAGGCCGCGAACGCGCCGAAGGTCGTGATCAACGACATCATGCCGATCCTGCAGCAGCGCTGCGTCGAGTGCCACTCGGCGAAGCCGACGCTGATGGGCAGCGCGCCCGCGGGTGTGATGTTCGACACGCCGGACGAAGTGTCGAAGAACGCGCAGCGTATCTATGAACAGGCCGTGCGCCTGAAGGCGATGCCGATCGGCAACGTCACGCACATGACCGACGACGAGCGCACGAAGCTCGCCGCGTGGTTCGAGGGTGGCGCGAACAAGTAA